A single window of Sulfitobacter sp. JL08 DNA harbors:
- a CDS encoding type 1 glutamine amidotransferase — translation MKIGILQAGHTPDDLIHKLGDYDVLYPNLLAGYGLDFQAYPVVDGVFPDAVTDCDGWLISGSRYGAYEDHPWIPKLEEFVRDIYADGRPLVGVCFGHQIIAQALGGKVEKYSGGWSVGYTEYDFDGHKVPLNAWHQDQVVKVPEGAEVIARTDFCENAALVYGDKIWSIQPHPEFTAEFLDGLMKGRGKGIVPDEIMAEASTKLDRPTASADIAAQMAAFFKKERTR, via the coding sequence ATGAAAATCGGCATTCTACAGGCGGGGCACACGCCTGACGACCTGATCCACAAGCTGGGTGATTATGATGTTCTGTATCCCAACCTACTGGCGGGGTACGGGCTTGACTTTCAGGCCTATCCCGTCGTGGATGGCGTGTTTCCCGATGCCGTCACCGACTGCGACGGCTGGCTGATCAGCGGATCGCGCTATGGCGCTTACGAAGATCACCCGTGGATCCCGAAACTGGAAGAGTTCGTGCGCGATATCTATGCGGATGGCCGCCCGTTGGTCGGTGTCTGTTTCGGGCACCAGATCATTGCGCAGGCTTTGGGTGGCAAGGTTGAAAAATATTCCGGTGGCTGGTCTGTCGGCTATACCGAATATGATTTTGACGGCCACAAGGTACCGCTGAACGCCTGGCATCAGGATCAGGTGGTCAAGGTTCCCGAGGGCGCAGAGGTGATTGCGCGCACGGATTTCTGCGAAAACGCCGCTCTGGTTTACGGCGATAAGATATGGTCGATCCAACCCCATCCCGAATTCACGGCTGAATTTCTGGACGGGCTGATGAAAGGGCGCGGCAAAGGCATCGTGCCCGACGAGATCATGGCCGAAGCAAGCACCAAGTTGGACAGGCCCACCGCCAGCGCCGACATCGCAGCCCAGATGGCCGCGTTTTTCAAAAAAGAGAGAACAAGATGA
- a CDS encoding glutamine synthetase family protein, with protein sequence MTDWTDKLPEAARTFLEGRRLDEVECIISDLPGIARGKAMPATKFAYQKYFHLPDSIFYQTITGDWGEAAGEEGFIERDMILKPDLSTASAAPWTGDWTLQVIHDAFDRKDKRVPYAPRNVLKRVVDLYRAKGWEPVVAPEMEFYLVARNIDPAQEIKPMMGRSGRPAAARQAYSMTAVDEFGAVIDDIYDFAEAQGLEIDGITQEGGAGQLEINLRHGDPIKLADEVFYFKRLIREAALRHDCFATFMAKPIADEPGSAMHIHHSIIDIETGKNLFSGPQGGETDAFFNFIAGLQNHMPSAIAVMAPYVNSYRRYVREHAAPINLEWGRDNRTTGIRIPLSGPEARRVENRLAGMDCNPYLGIAASLACGYLGLINEEWPDKQYKGDAYEGEGDIPSVLGDALDLFDEAKDLHDVLHPDFARVYSIVKRAEYQEFLQVISPWEREHLLINV encoded by the coding sequence ATGACCGACTGGACCGATAAGCTGCCCGAGGCCGCCCGCACCTTTCTGGAGGGGCGCCGTCTGGACGAAGTGGAATGCATTATCTCGGACTTGCCCGGTATCGCGCGGGGCAAGGCCATGCCGGCCACCAAATTTGCCTACCAGAAATATTTTCACCTGCCCGACAGCATCTTTTATCAGACCATTACGGGCGATTGGGGCGAAGCCGCGGGTGAAGAGGGATTTATCGAACGCGACATGATCCTGAAACCGGACCTGAGCACGGCTTCGGCGGCACCATGGACCGGCGACTGGACGTTGCAGGTGATCCACGACGCCTTTGATCGCAAGGACAAACGCGTGCCTTACGCGCCGCGCAATGTGCTCAAGCGTGTGGTTGATCTTTATCGTGCCAAAGGCTGGGAACCGGTCGTTGCCCCCGAAATGGAATTCTATCTGGTGGCGCGCAACATTGATCCTGCACAGGAAATCAAACCGATGATGGGCAGATCGGGCCGGCCCGCCGCCGCCCGTCAGGCTTATTCGATGACTGCGGTCGATGAGTTCGGCGCCGTGATCGATGACATCTATGATTTCGCCGAAGCGCAGGGGCTTGAGATTGACGGTATCACGCAGGAAGGTGGCGCTGGCCAGCTTGAGATCAACCTGCGCCACGGCGATCCGATCAAACTGGCGGACGAGGTGTTCTATTTCAAACGCCTGATCCGCGAGGCGGCGTTGCGCCACGATTGTTTCGCCACGTTCATGGCCAAACCGATTGCCGATGAACCGGGCAGCGCGATGCACATCCACCATTCGATCATCGATATTGAAACCGGCAAGAACCTGTTTTCCGGCCCGCAAGGCGGAGAGACAGACGCATTTTTCAACTTTATCGCTGGATTGCAGAACCACATGCCGTCGGCCATCGCCGTGATGGCGCCTTATGTGAACAGCTATCGGCGCTATGTGCGCGAACACGCCGCGCCGATCAATCTGGAATGGGGCCGCGACAACCGCACTACGGGCATTCGTATTCCGCTTTCGGGGCCGGAGGCACGCCGCGTTGAAAACCGTCTGGCCGGAATGGACTGCAATCCCTATCTGGGCATCGCCGCATCGCTGGCCTGCGGCTATCTTGGTCTGATCAACGAAGAATGGCCCGACAAGCAATACAAGGGCGACGCGTATGAGGGCGAAGGCGATATCCCAAGCGTATTGGGCGACGCGCTGGATCTGTTTGACGAGGCCAAGGATCTGCACGATGTGCTGCACCCGGATTTCGCGCGGGTCTACTCGATCGTGAAGCGGGCCGAGTATCAGGAATTTCTTCAGGTGATTTCACCGTGGGAACGCGAGCACCTGTTGATCAACGTCTAA
- a CDS encoding ABC transporter permease yields the protein MFSFCTDPDTLGTFRWLSCYLTTGVHMSFYIAFFKVLLLLAITAPVALGFGFLGAMAARSRIAPLRWFGKTYIALVRGVPDIAFFLFFVIALDQAFEFLRHKVMCPDWDQPIRQGSDFIVCQSAKLPLSTAPQWVHETYGFSLAVITFAIVFGAFAANVLFGGMRAVPHAQLETAEAYGMSHRQTFWRVLVPQMWVYALPGLSNLWMVLIKATPLLFLLGIEDIVYWARELGGTKTSKFTAYPHGDWRMWYFLFLLVFYLAFTRVSEIVLERLMLKLTHGQATAGGEAQRKAATS from the coding sequence ATGTTTTCATTTTGCACCGATCCGGACACGCTGGGCACCTTCAGGTGGTTGTCCTGCTATCTGACGACTGGCGTGCACATGTCGTTTTACATCGCTTTTTTCAAAGTGCTGTTGCTGCTGGCCATCACGGCACCTGTGGCGCTTGGCTTTGGCTTTCTGGGGGCCATGGCCGCACGGTCGCGCATTGCGCCGCTGCGCTGGTTCGGGAAAACCTATATCGCGCTGGTGCGCGGTGTGCCCGACATCGCCTTTTTCCTGTTTTTCGTCATTGCGCTGGATCAGGCCTTTGAATTCCTGCGGCACAAGGTCATGTGCCCCGACTGGGATCAGCCGATCCGCCAGGGCAGTGATTTCATCGTCTGCCAGTCCGCGAAACTGCCGCTGAGCACCGCACCGCAATGGGTACACGAGACATACGGCTTTTCGCTGGCGGTGATTACCTTTGCCATCGTGTTCGGCGCTTTTGCCGCCAACGTCCTGTTCGGGGGCATGCGTGCCGTTCCCCACGCCCAGCTTGAAACAGCCGAGGCTTACGGCATGTCGCACCGCCAGACATTCTGGCGCGTTCTGGTGCCGCAAATGTGGGTCTATGCCCTGCCCGGCCTCAGCAATCTGTGGATGGTGCTGATCAAGGCAACGCCGCTGCTGTTCCTGCTGGGGATTGAAGATATTGTCTATTGGGCCCGTGAACTGGGCGGCACCAAGACCAGCAAGTTCACCGCGTATCCTCATGGGGATTGGCGGATGTGGTATTTCCTGTTTTTGCTGGTGTTCTACCTCGCCTTTACCCGCGTTTCGGAAATTGTTCTGGAACGGCTGATGTTGAAACTGACCCATGGCCAGGCCACCGCCGGCGGTGAAGCGCAACGCAAGGCGGCTACGTCATGA
- a CDS encoding phasin family protein, which produces MAKAQDMTAVLKDMMGAFPVDTAAMEDAFKTTASLNEKLSGVALNAAEKSTEISSKWTKDTLAKLAEMSKVKAEPADYAKAMTDFASASAEVAAENMAAFAEIAKKVQMDTVELMMAAGKDISEDATAAVKKATGEVTAAAKKAATAK; this is translated from the coding sequence ATGGCTAAAGCACAAGACATGACAGCAGTTCTGAAAGACATGATGGGCGCATTCCCGGTCGACACAGCTGCAATGGAAGACGCATTCAAGACAACAGCATCGCTGAACGAAAAACTGTCGGGCGTTGCTCTGAACGCTGCTGAAAAATCCACCGAGATTTCCAGCAAATGGACAAAAGACACTCTGGCCAAACTGGCTGAAATGTCGAAAGTCAAAGCAGAGCCTGCCGATTACGCCAAAGCAATGACCGATTTCGCATCCGCTTCTGCCGAAGTTGCTGCTGAAAACATGGCCGCTTTCGCTGAAATCGCGAAAAAAGTTCAGATGGACACAGTTGAGCTGATGATGGCCGCTGGCAAAGACATCTCGGAAGATGCAACTGCCGCAGTCAAAAAAGCCACAGGCGAAGTGACTGCAGCTGCCAAGAAAGCTGCAACTGCAAAATAA
- a CDS encoding PHA/PHB synthase family protein gives MTTRDNDAGNTIGTEGGEIAAENLEKLTENLTKVEELSKRLINAMSQKKPSNPALSAPDQELFSKAATAYWTQAMHNPAKLLEHQLEFWSKSVKHYVEAQHILSHGKFEAPADPGPKDRRFSNPLWDTHPYFNFIKQQYLINSEALKQAVAQAGDLDPVEQRRLTYFTQQIVDMMAPTNFLGTNPDALEKAIQTEGKSLVDGLENLVADLEANNGELVVRLADEKAFELGRNIATAEGSVIYRNRMMELIQYSPTTKEVHEVPLIIFPPWINKFYILDLKAQNSLIRWITDQGYTLFVVSWINPDAKYKDVGMEQYIEEGYLTAIREVKAITGQKQVNTVGYCIAGTTLALTLSLLKQRGDKSIKSATFFTALTDFSDQGEFTPFLQDDFIDGIEAEVADKGMLPSFVMARTFSFLRSTDLIYTPAIKSYMMGEAPPAFDLLYWNGDGANLPGRMAVQYLRGLCQNNALAEDGFELFDTKLHLKDVDVPLCSIACETDHIAAWKDCYRGVQQMGSKNKTFIMTQSGHIAGIVNPPTKNKYGHYTNPDLDLDHDAWLKGADFHEGSWWPRWEGWLAKRSGKMVSARKVGDSDHPVLAAAPGTYVEIKASS, from the coding sequence ATGACAACACGAGACAATGACGCGGGCAATACGATCGGCACGGAAGGTGGCGAAATTGCAGCAGAAAATCTGGAAAAGCTGACCGAGAACCTGACCAAGGTGGAAGAGCTGTCAAAGCGTTTGATCAACGCAATGTCACAGAAGAAGCCAAGCAATCCCGCCCTAAGCGCGCCGGATCAGGAGCTTTTCAGCAAAGCGGCCACGGCCTACTGGACGCAGGCGATGCACAATCCGGCTAAGTTGCTGGAGCATCAGCTGGAGTTCTGGAGCAAATCGGTCAAACATTATGTCGAAGCGCAACATATCTTGAGCCATGGCAAATTCGAGGCCCCCGCCGATCCCGGCCCGAAAGACCGCCGCTTTTCAAACCCGCTGTGGGACACGCATCCCTATTTCAACTTTATCAAGCAGCAATACCTGATCAATTCCGAAGCTCTGAAGCAGGCCGTTGCACAGGCCGGCGATCTGGATCCGGTTGAACAGCGCCGTTTGACCTATTTCACCCAGCAGATCGTCGATATGATGGCGCCCACCAATTTTCTGGGCACAAACCCCGATGCGCTGGAAAAGGCCATCCAGACCGAAGGCAAATCGCTTGTCGACGGGCTGGAAAACCTTGTTGCCGATCTTGAGGCGAACAATGGCGAACTGGTTGTGCGTCTTGCAGACGAAAAAGCATTTGAACTGGGGCGCAACATTGCCACGGCCGAAGGCAGCGTCATTTACCGTAACCGGATGATGGAACTGATCCAGTATTCGCCCACCACGAAAGAGGTTCACGAAGTTCCGCTGATCATCTTTCCGCCCTGGATCAACAAATTCTATATTCTGGATCTCAAGGCGCAAAACAGCCTGATCCGCTGGATCACCGATCAGGGCTATACCTTGTTTGTAGTCAGCTGGATCAACCCCGACGCGAAATACAAGGATGTCGGGATGGAGCAGTATATCGAAGAGGGATATCTGACCGCCATTCGCGAGGTCAAAGCGATCACCGGTCAAAAACAGGTCAACACGGTCGGCTATTGCATCGCGGGTACTACGCTGGCGCTGACGCTGTCGCTGTTGAAACAGCGCGGTGACAAATCGATCAAGTCGGCAACCTTCTTTACGGCGCTTACCGATTTTTCGGATCAGGGCGAATTTACCCCGTTCCTGCAAGACGATTTCATAGACGGTATCGAGGCCGAGGTGGCCGACAAAGGCATGCTGCCTTCATTCGTGATGGCACGGACCTTCAGTTTCCTGCGCTCGACCGACCTTATTTATACACCCGCGATCAAAAGCTACATGATGGGCGAGGCCCCGCCGGCATTTGATCTTCTGTACTGGAACGGCGACGGTGCGAACCTGCCCGGCAGGATGGCGGTGCAATATCTGCGCGGTCTTTGCCAGAACAACGCACTGGCCGAAGACGGGTTTGAATTGTTCGATACCAAACTGCATCTGAAAGATGTCGATGTGCCGCTGTGTTCCATCGCGTGTGAAACCGATCATATCGCGGCATGGAAGGATTGTTATCGCGGGGTCCAGCAGATGGGATCCAAGAACAAGACCTTTATCATGACCCAGTCGGGCCATATCGCCGGCATCGTCAATCCGCCCACAAAAAACAAATACGGCCACTATACCAATCCTGATCTGGATCTTGATCACGATGCCTGGCTGAAAGGCGCGGATTTCCACGAAGGATCATGGTGGCCCCGGTGGGAAGGGTGGCTGGCGAAACGGTCCGGCAAGATGGTTTCGGCCCGAAAAGTCGGGGATTCGGATCATCCTGTTCTGGCCGCAGCGCCGGGAACCTATGTGGAGATCAAGGCAAGTTCTTGA
- the phaR gene encoding polyhydroxyalkanoate synthesis repressor PhaR: MTQTDKPLLIKRYASRRLYNTETSDYVTLEDIAGFIRAGREVQIVDLKSGDDLTRQYLLQIIAEHESRGESVLPIDVLTDLVRSYMLPGGSVVPQFLQASFDMLRDGQSKMVENMTTLNPMAKMPGFDAMQAQQKAFIKAMTGGMSDKWTGAASGPAPEEAEETEDLDAIKKQLAELQEKLSRLK, encoded by the coding sequence GTGACACAGACAGATAAACCCCTGCTCATCAAAAGATACGCAAGCCGACGGCTGTATAACACCGAAACCAGCGATTACGTGACGCTGGAAGATATCGCAGGATTCATCCGCGCCGGACGCGAGGTGCAGATCGTGGACCTGAAATCCGGCGACGACCTGACGCGCCAGTACCTGCTGCAAATCATTGCCGAACACGAAAGCCGCGGTGAAAGCGTATTGCCGATTGATGTGCTGACCGATTTAGTGCGCAGCTACATGCTGCCGGGCGGGTCTGTGGTGCCGCAATTTCTGCAAGCGTCATTTGACATGCTGCGCGATGGCCAATCCAAAATGGTTGAAAACATGACCACTCTGAACCCGATGGCGAAAATGCCCGGGTTTGATGCGATGCAGGCACAGCAAAAGGCATTCATCAAGGCCATGACAGGCGGCATGTCTGACAAATGGACCGGTGCTGCCTCTGGCCCCGCACCGGAAGAGGCGGAAGAAACCGAAGACCTCGATGCGATCAAAAAGCAGCTGGCCGAACTTCAGGAAAAGCTGTCGCGCCTGAAGTAA
- a CDS encoding ABC transporter permease encodes MSCWQTFQDYALRSIGIGERLLPRDNFTICEQVTLIGSGMIWNVYFGVLALLTGFFLATALAVAKGSGNKWLRKPAEWFIFVFRGSPLFIQFFFAYFLFLSLKGVNPIFDPFTAAWLGALIVLFLNTAAYTGEIFYGALRSIPKGDIEAADAYGLSGWSRFRRIIWPTMLRLAWPAYTNEAIFLFHATTLVYFSGFPAWQQRGDALYYASYFADKTFNPFVPYPILAGFFILLTLCIVGLFGLANKHLNRHLPSNVRQKLKLKVNVIR; translated from the coding sequence ATGAGTTGCTGGCAAACCTTTCAGGATTACGCGCTGCGCTCTATCGGTATTGGCGAACGGTTGCTGCCGCGTGACAATTTCACGATTTGCGAACAGGTGACCCTGATCGGATCGGGCATGATCTGGAACGTGTATTTCGGCGTTCTGGCGTTGCTGACCGGCTTTTTCCTGGCCACGGCGCTGGCCGTCGCCAAAGGATCGGGCAACAAATGGCTGCGCAAACCTGCGGAATGGTTCATCTTCGTGTTCCGCGGATCGCCGCTGTTCATCCAGTTCTTCTTTGCGTATTTCCTGTTTCTCAGCCTGAAAGGCGTGAACCCGATCTTTGATCCGTTTACGGCCGCTTGGCTGGGGGCGCTGATCGTGCTTTTCCTGAACACCGCCGCCTATACCGGTGAAATCTTTTACGGCGCGCTGCGTTCGATCCCCAAGGGCGATATCGAAGCTGCGGATGCCTATGGGCTGTCGGGTTGGTCGCGGTTTCGCCGTATCATCTGGCCGACGATGCTGCGGCTGGCATGGCCTGCCTACACGAACGAGGCGATTTTCCTGTTTCACGCCACGACCCTTGTCTACTTCAGCGGATTTCCGGCATGGCAGCAACGCGGCGATGCGCTTTATTATGCCAGCTACTTTGCCGACAAGACGTTCAACCCGTTTGTGCCCTACCCTATTCTGGCCGGTTTTTTCATCCTGCTGACCTTGTGCATCGTCGGCTTGTTCGGACTGGCGAACAAGCATCTCAACCGGCACCTACCGTCAAATGTGCGCCAGAAACTAAAGCTGAAAGTGAACGTCATTCGCTGA
- a CDS encoding DegT/DnrJ/EryC1/StrS family aminotransferase has translation MPPLPDTHSAEPIPETARAEIDRLLKTGDLFRYTADADAPVALLEAEFAQMMGSRFALAVSSCSAALFLSLKALGLPRDARVLIPGFTFAAVPSSVLHADCIPVLCEVGTDYRIDLADFEQRLGDDISAVIISHMRGHTSDMDAILALCEKAGVPVIEDAAHSLGTTWNGRNIGTLGRVGCYSFQSYKMINAGEGGILITDDADLVARAIIMSGAYEHNWQKHPVLQEAFARWQNKLPLYNLRLNNLSAAIIRPQLAELPRRVRDGRRNHDYVAAQLNTSKWMQVPDALPPENRAPDSIQFNLSGLSDDEVRHFVQIAGANGVKVQVFGLSADNARAFWNWQFVADLPDLPQTRSMLMRACDVRLPVQLRQGDLDAIAGVLLNAITETMGPVLGSVRAYGT, from the coding sequence ATGCCCCCTCTTCCCGACACCCATTCCGCCGAACCGATCCCTGAAACTGCCCGCGCCGAAATTGACCGGTTGCTGAAAACGGGCGATCTTTTTCGCTATACGGCCGATGCCGATGCGCCGGTGGCGCTGCTGGAAGCGGAATTTGCGCAAATGATGGGCAGCCGGTTTGCGCTGGCGGTATCATCGTGTTCTGCGGCGCTGTTCCTGTCTCTCAAGGCGTTGGGTCTGCCGCGGGATGCGCGCGTGCTGATCCCCGGGTTCACATTTGCCGCGGTGCCGTCTTCGGTTCTGCACGCCGATTGCATTCCGGTGTTGTGCGAGGTGGGCACGGATTATCGTATTGACCTGGCCGATTTTGAACAGCGTCTGGGGGATGACATCAGCGCCGTGATCATCAGCCATATGCGCGGGCACACGTCGGATATGGATGCCATTCTGGCGCTGTGTGAGAAAGCCGGAGTTCCGGTGATCGAGGATGCCGCCCATTCGCTGGGCACCACATGGAACGGGCGCAACATCGGAACGCTGGGGCGCGTCGGGTGTTATTCGTTTCAATCCTACAAGATGATCAACGCCGGTGAAGGCGGAATTCTGATCACGGATGATGCCGATCTTGTCGCGCGCGCCATCATCATGTCGGGTGCTTACGAACATAACTGGCAGAAACATCCGGTTCTGCAGGAGGCCTTTGCGCGCTGGCAGAACAAATTGCCGCTTTATAACCTGCGCCTGAACAACCTGAGCGCTGCAATCATTCGCCCGCAACTGGCCGAGTTGCCGCGCCGTGTGCGCGACGGGCGGCGCAACCATGATTACGTGGCCGCACAGTTGAACACATCAAAGTGGATGCAGGTGCCTGATGCCCTGCCCCCGGAAAACCGCGCGCCGGATTCGATCCAGTTCAATTTGTCGGGTTTGTCGGATGACGAAGTGCGCCATTTCGTGCAGATCGCAGGGGCAAACGGGGTCAAGGTGCAGGTGTTTGGCCTGTCGGCAGACAACGCGCGCGCATTCTGGAACTGGCAGTTTGTCGCGGATCTGCCGGATTTGCCGCAGACCCGCTCCATGTTGATGCGGGCCTGTGATGTGCGCCTGCCGGTTCAATTGCGGCAAGGCGATCTGGACGCGATTGCCGGCGTCCTGCTGAACGCAATTACCGAAACCATGGGGCCAGTGTTGGGGTCGGTGCGCGCCTATGGCACCTGA
- a CDS encoding NAD(P)/FAD-dependent oxidoreductase, which translates to MNLLYSNDKTGTYPDSWYAATANALPPFAPLRGETRADVCVVGAGYTGLSAALHLVEAGLDVVVVEAHRAGFGASGRNGGQLGSGQRMEQDGLERLVGKDDAASLWRMGEEAKALVKALVKKHKIDCHLKPGVAHTASSAADVEHAHRYAEKLQRDYGYDEIEPLDEAACHALCPSPDYKGGTLDMGAGHLHPLNFVLGLAQAAAKAGARIHELSHVHNITEGTKPIVHTDKGRVVADHVVLACNGYMGNLNRKVAARVMPINNFIAATEPLGDDAAQVLTRDVAVADSRFVVNYFRLSHDKRLLFGGGETYGYRFPQDIGAVVRKPMSIVFPHLKDVKFDYTWGGTLAITMKRLPYVARVAPNILSASGYSGHGVGTATHAGQLMALAIQGQASGFDVMSKVPTPSFPGGSMMRSPLLVLAMTWYAMRDRMGL; encoded by the coding sequence ATGAACCTTTTGTATTCAAATGACAAAACAGGGACATATCCCGACAGCTGGTATGCCGCGACAGCAAATGCGCTGCCGCCTTTTGCGCCGCTTCGGGGCGAAACCCGGGCAGATGTGTGTGTGGTCGGCGCAGGGTATACCGGATTGTCGGCGGCGCTTCATCTGGTCGAGGCGGGTCTGGACGTTGTGGTTGTCGAAGCACACCGCGCCGGGTTTGGCGCGTCCGGGCGCAATGGCGGCCAACTGGGCAGCGGCCAGCGCATGGAACAGGACGGTCTGGAACGTCTGGTGGGCAAGGATGATGCGGCCAGTCTGTGGCGCATGGGAGAAGAGGCAAAGGCACTGGTCAAGGCGCTGGTGAAAAAGCACAAGATCGACTGCCATCTGAAACCGGGTGTGGCGCACACCGCATCCAGCGCGGCGGATGTGGAGCACGCGCATCGCTACGCCGAAAAGCTGCAACGCGATTACGGCTATGACGAAATCGAACCGCTGGACGAAGCGGCGTGCCATGCGCTGTGCCCGTCGCCCGATTACAAGGGCGGTACGCTGGACATGGGGGCGGGGCATCTGCATCCGCTGAATTTTGTGCTGGGTCTGGCACAGGCGGCGGCAAAAGCAGGTGCTCGCATTCATGAGTTGAGCCATGTGCATAACATCACCGAAGGGACCAAACCCATCGTACACACCGACAAGGGCCGCGTGGTTGCCGATCACGTGGTTCTGGCCTGTAACGGATATATGGGAAATCTGAACCGCAAAGTGGCGGCTCGGGTGATGCCGATCAACAATTTCATCGCAGCCACCGAACCCCTGGGCGACGATGCCGCGCAGGTTCTGACGCGGGATGTGGCGGTGGCCGACAGCCGCTTTGTGGTCAATTATTTCCGTCTGTCCCATGACAAGCGGTTGTTGTTCGGCGGTGGCGAAACCTATGGCTACCGTTTTCCACAGGATATCGGCGCGGTGGTGCGCAAACCGATGTCTATCGTGTTTCCGCATCTGAAAGACGTGAAATTCGATTATACATGGGGCGGAACGCTGGCCATTACGATGAAGCGCCTGCCCTACGTGGCGCGGGTTGCCCCCAATATCCTGTCGGCGTCGGGTTATTCCGGCCACGGCGTTGGCACGGCCACCCATGCGGGGCAACTGATGGCGCTGGCCATTCAGGGGCAGGCCAGCGGATTTGATGTCATGTCGAAGGTTCCGACACCGTCCTTTCCGGGCGGATCGATGATGCGCTCGCCGCTGCTGGTACTGGCGATGACATGGTATGCCATGCGCGACCGCATGGGCCTCTGA
- a CDS encoding glutamine synthetase family protein, with amino-acid sequence MDLKSYSTFRVAASDLNGQMRGKRVPASYARKLDTGVVRMPLSVLNVDLWGADIEDSPLVFATGDADGILRPTDRGAVPMPWLSNPSALVPMAMETAPGVPFEGDPRNALARIVAKYTARGWSVMAATEMEFTLIDDSGDRPQAPSSPVSGRPLTSSAILSVAQLDAFDDFFTDLYNACDAMEIPAQTSISESGMGQFEVTLNHQNAMHAADDAWLFKTLVRGMARKHGYSATFMAKPYPEDAGNGMHVHFSVVDGDGQNVFSNGGPEGSQILRHAVAGCLAAMPASTLIFAPHSNSYDRLVPGAHAPTAAAWAYENRTAAIRIPSGSASARRIEHRVAGGDINPYLMLAVVLGAAMQGIEAELTPPDPVTGNAYDVPGLPQLASDWESAVSLFETDPIIAGIFHPQLIENLVMTKRQEIKRMAELPSEEHWLATLERV; translated from the coding sequence ATGGATTTGAAAAGTTATTCGACCTTTCGTGTCGCGGCCAGCGACCTGAACGGTCAGATGCGGGGCAAACGTGTGCCCGCAAGTTACGCTCGCAAACTGGACACCGGTGTCGTGCGCATGCCGCTGTCGGTGCTGAATGTCGATCTTTGGGGGGCCGACATCGAAGACAGCCCGCTGGTTTTTGCGACAGGCGATGCCGACGGCATTCTGCGCCCGACAGACCGGGGCGCGGTTCCGATGCCATGGTTGTCCAACCCCAGCGCGCTGGTGCCGATGGCGATGGAAACAGCCCCCGGCGTTCCGTTCGAAGGCGATCCGCGTAACGCGCTGGCGCGCATTGTCGCCAAATACACCGCGCGCGGCTGGTCTGTCATGGCGGCAACGGAAATGGAATTCACCCTGATCGATGATTCCGGCGACAGACCGCAGGCGCCCAGCAGTCCGGTGTCGGGCCGCCCGCTCACCAGTTCTGCAATCTTGTCCGTGGCGCAGCTGGATGCGTTTGATGATTTCTTTACCGATCTCTATAACGCCTGCGACGCCATGGAAATTCCTGCGCAGACCTCGATTTCGGAATCCGGCATGGGCCAGTTCGAGGTGACACTGAACCACCAGAACGCCATGCACGCCGCGGATGATGCGTGGCTTTTCAAGACACTGGTGCGCGGAATGGCCCGCAAACATGGCTATTCCGCCACCTTTATGGCCAAACCCTATCCCGAAGATGCCGGCAATGGAATGCATGTGCATTTTTCCGTGGTCGATGGTGACGGGCAAAACGTGTTCAGCAATGGTGGCCCCGAGGGCAGCCAGATCTTGCGCCATGCGGTGGCCGGTTGTCTGGCGGCGATGCCCGCATCGACCCTGATCTTTGCCCCCCACAGCAATTCATATGATCGTCTGGTTCCTGGCGCACATGCCCCGACGGCGGCAGCCTGGGCCTATGAAAACCGCACGGCTGCGATCCGTATCCCAAGCGGCAGCGCATCGGCGCGGCGCATTGAACACCGGGTCGCGGGCGGCGATATCAACCCCTATCTGATGCTGGCCGTTGTTCTGGGTGCGGCCATGCAGGGGATCGAGGCCGAACTGACACCCCCTGACCCGGTCACCGGAAATGCCTATGATGTTCCGGGTCTGCCGCAGCTTGCGTCGGACTGGGAAAGCGCTGTCAGTCTTTTTGAAACCGATCCGATCATTGCCGGTATCTTTCATCCACAACTGATCGAAAACCTTGTGATGACCAAACGGCAGGAAATCAAACGCATGGCCGAACTGCCATCCGAAGAGCACTGGCTGGCGACGCTGGAGCGCGTTTAA